A window of the Bos indicus x Bos taurus breed Angus x Brahman F1 hybrid chromosome X, Bos_hybrid_MaternalHap_v2.0, whole genome shotgun sequence genome harbors these coding sequences:
- the LOC113887387 gene encoding melanoma-associated antigen 10-like — protein sequence MSELSKPEEDFQDPGEAQGPVNVQLLGAEAGVAASASASSPTVSSLGTGESLPQEALNEMIASLMKFLLLKYRAKELTSQAEMLNKVLRDNQEYFPVVFNQASQCLQLVFGVEVKEVDPREHIYIMVPILGLTCNAMLNSGQSIPKAGLLVLVLNLIMRNGDRAPEEKVWGALSRLGVCVGSVHCIFGEPRALLTHAWVQEGYLEYRQVPYSHPARYEFLWGPRAYAETSKWEVMAFLLRVKQRALRTFPLQSAEAAREEDEVA from the coding sequence ATGAGTGAACTGAGCAAGCCCGAGGAAGATTTTCAGGACCCTGGCGAGGCCCAGGGCCCGGTGAATGTGCAGCTCTTGGGGGCTGAGGCAGGGGTGGCTGCATCCGCCTCGGCCTCCTCCCCCACAGTGTCCTCCTTAGGCACTGGGGAGTCCTTGCCCCAGGAAGCGCTGAATGAGATGATAGCTAGCCTAATGAAGTTCCTGCTCCTCAAGTATCGAGCCAAGGAGCTGACCTCCCAGGCGGAAATGCTGAATAAGGTCCTCAGGGATAACCAGGAATACTTCCCGGTGGTCTTCAACCAAGCCTCGCAGTGCCTGCAGCTGGTCTTTGGCGTGGAAGTGAAGGAGGTGGACCCCAGGGAGCACATCTACATCATGGTCCCCATCCTGGGCCTCACCTGCAACGCAATGCTGAACAGTGGGCAGAGCATCCCCAAGGCTGGCCTCCTGGTGCTGGTCCTTAACCTGATCATGCGGAATGGAGACCGTGCCCCTGAGGAGAAGGTCTGGGGAGCACTCAGCAGATTGGGTGTGTGTGTCGGGAGTGTGCACTGCATCTTTGGGGAGCCCAGGGCGCTTCTGACCCAcgcgtgggtgcaggaggggtACCTGGAGTACCGGCAGGTGCCTTACAGCCACCCTGCTCGCTATGAGTTCCTGTGGGGTCCCCGGGCTTATGCGGAGACCAGCAAGTGGGAAGTCATGGCATTTCTGCTCAGGGTCAAACAAAGGGCTTTGAGGACCTTCCCACTGCAGTCTGCAGAGGCTGCAAGGGAGGAGGATGAGGTGGCCTGA